Proteins encoded together in one Acidobacteriota bacterium window:
- the ftcD gene encoding glutamate formimidoyltransferase, with amino-acid sequence MKLVECVPNFSEGRDQEKIRSITLEIEAVPGVKLLDVDPGASTNRTVVTFIGPPQAVAEAAFRAVAKAAEVIDMRGHSGAHPRLGATDVCPFVPVSGVTMEDCVRLAAEVGRRIADELGIPVYLYEAAARKPERRNLATVRAGEYEGLPEKLKDPRWAPDFGPAVFNPKSGATVVGAREFLIAYNFNLNTRDRKLAHEIALSLRESGRARRDKEGNIVKDARGNTVKVPGKFKEVKSVGWYVEDYGLAQVSVNFTNYKVTPIHVVFEEASRLAAKLGLRVTGSELVGLIPKEALLMAGRYYFEKQGKSPGVPDAELVRMAVRSLGLSDVVPFEPEKKIIEFQVGEPGPALVGMTLRGFADELSMDSPAPGGGSVAALCGALSAGLSAMVANLTVGKRGYEDVSAGLAEAAVKAQALKDSLLEAVDRDTRAFNKVMEAFRLPKTTPEQAQEKDRAVEAANKEATLVPLEVLEKAVEAARLARTAAAGGNRNSISDAGVAGLTAQAAGDGAYYNVLINLQGIKDPRFADGTRRKAAGFKKALDKEGKAVREIVSRALAGPKKD; translated from the coding sequence ATGAAGCTCGTCGAATGCGTCCCCAACTTCAGCGAGGGCCGGGACCAGGAGAAGATCCGTTCCATCACCCTGGAGATCGAGGCCGTGCCCGGAGTGAAGCTGCTCGACGTCGACCCGGGCGCTTCCACCAACAGGACGGTCGTGACCTTCATCGGTCCGCCCCAGGCCGTCGCCGAGGCCGCCTTCCGGGCCGTGGCCAAGGCCGCCGAGGTCATCGACATGCGCGGTCACTCCGGTGCGCATCCGCGCCTGGGCGCCACCGACGTCTGCCCCTTCGTGCCCGTCTCGGGCGTGACCATGGAGGACTGCGTCCGCCTGGCCGCCGAGGTCGGCCGGAGGATCGCCGACGAGCTGGGCATCCCCGTCTATCTCTACGAGGCGGCGGCCCGCAAGCCCGAACGGCGGAACCTGGCCACGGTCCGGGCCGGCGAGTACGAAGGCCTGCCCGAGAAGCTCAAGGACCCGCGCTGGGCCCCGGACTTCGGCCCGGCCGTTTTCAACCCCAAGTCGGGGGCGACCGTCGTCGGCGCCCGAGAATTCCTCATCGCCTACAACTTCAACCTCAACACCCGCGACCGCAAGCTGGCCCACGAGATCGCCCTGAGCCTCCGCGAGAGCGGCCGGGCCAGGCGCGACAAAGAGGGCAATATCGTCAAGGACGCCAGGGGCAATACGGTCAAGGTCCCGGGCAAGTTCAAGGAGGTCAAGTCGGTCGGCTGGTACGTCGAGGACTACGGCCTGGCCCAGGTCTCGGTCAACTTCACCAACTACAAGGTCACGCCGATCCACGTCGTCTTCGAGGAGGCTTCGCGCCTGGCCGCCAAGCTGGGCCTGCGCGTGACCGGCAGCGAGCTGGTCGGGCTCATTCCCAAGGAAGCCCTGTTGATGGCCGGCCGCTATTACTTCGAGAAGCAGGGCAAGAGCCCGGGCGTTCCGGACGCGGAGCTCGTCCGCATGGCCGTCCGGTCGCTCGGCCTGAGCGACGTCGTGCCCTTCGAGCCGGAGAAGAAGATCATCGAATTCCAGGTCGGCGAACCGGGCCCGGCCCTCGTTGGCATGACCCTGCGCGGCTTCGCCGACGAGCTGTCGATGGATTCCCCGGCCCCGGGCGGAGGGAGCGTCGCGGCCCTGTGCGGGGCCCTGTCCGCGGGCCTGTCGGCCATGGTCGCCAACCTGACGGTCGGCAAGAGGGGCTATGAGGACGTCAGCGCCGGCCTGGCCGAGGCGGCGGTCAAGGCCCAGGCCCTCAAGGATTCGCTTCTGGAGGCGGTCGACCGGGACACCAGGGCCTTCAACAAGGTCATGGAGGCCTTCCGGCTGCCCAAGACGACCCCGGAGCAGGCTCAGGAGAAGGACCGGGCCGTCGAAGCGGCCAACAAGGAAGCCACGCTCGTGCCCCTCGAAGTGCTTGAAAAGGCCGTCGAGGCGGCCCGGCTGGCCCGGACGGCCGCGGCCGGGGGGAACAGGAATTCGATCAGCGACGCCGGCGTCGCGGGCCTGACCGCTCAAGCCGCCGGCGACGGGGCTTATTACAACGTCCTCATCAACCTCCAGGGGATCAAGGACCCGCGGTTCGCGGATGGGACGCGGCGGAAGGCCGCCGGCTTCAAGAAGGCCCTCGACAAGGAAGGGAAGGCCGTCAGGGAGATCGTGTCCAGGGCGCTAGCCGGGCCAAAAAAGGACTGA